GCACACACCTTTTCAGTGATGTGTAATTGATATATTTCACCAGCCATCTAACCACTACTTGTAACCTGTCGGACTTGCTGAACAATGTGTTAACTAGCTCAGCCCTATGAAAATGAAGGTCAGATTCATCAAAGCTAGGTTCGGATCAAAAGTCTACGACGCCTGCTCTTAAAGCAAGCCACTTGTCAAATTTTGAAGCCGAAACTTGCGAAGAGAACGATTGAGCCATGAATTAAAATGTAAAATCAACTTATGCCTACATAACATCTAGACAGTATTTATAGGTGATCCTCTTAGGTAGGCATCCAGCCCTCTAACAAGAAGATCCTGAAGATTCCGAATAGTCTGGTCCGAGTACCACGCAAGATGTGGTGAAACAGTGAGGTTCGGGATATCCTCATACAGTAGCGAGGTGTTTCGCTGTGGCGGTTCATTCTGGAAAACATCCGTAGCAGCGCCTCCAATTTCGCCTTGACGAAGAGCAGAAATGAGCGCCTTCTCATTGACAATGCCCCCGCGAGATACATTGACCACAATGACATCCCTCCGCATCATCCTCAACTCCTTCTCATCGATAAGATCAATCGTGTCGTGAGTTTTCGCAATCGTCACGATGACCACCGATGCCTGCTTCAGAGCAGCCTCGAACTCCATACGTCCTTCTCGCAGAGTTTCCCTCGGCGTCCCTTTCCGGTCTGCAATGATAACCCGCATACCGAGAGCGCTGGCTATTTTTTCGACCTTTTTCCCGAGAAATCCATACCCGATGATTACCAGGGTCTCGGAAGAACACGAAGGCGGAGGCGCAGGGAAATAATGAGTCAATGTGCCTTTCTCTGCATATTCATTCGATCTCATGCACCGATTATGCATTTCAACAATTTTGCGACGCGATGCAAGATATAATGCCATGGCATGCTCACTCACGGCATCCACGTTGGACTGGGGCGCCCGAATGACTGTGACGCCGCGTTTGCGGAAGCCCTCGAGATCAACCCATTCAGTTCCGGTCGCCATTGCGTAGACGCATTTTAGACGGGGACATTGGTCGAGGACGGCGCATGAGATTGGGATGATGGTTGTAATTGCAATGTCGGCGTCGAGGAGTCGAGTTGCAACGTCCTCGCGGGTCGATGATGTATAGCCTCGATATGTGTGTGGAAATGGGAACTTGGGGATGGGACAGTGGCACTCTTCGAGGCACACGATATGAGGACCAGTGCTCATGTTGTCCGAACAATTTGAGGTGAAGGAGCGAGAATGGGGACGTAGGGTAGAAGTGCTGGAGAAATGTTCTGCCTGTGAATCTACCccgaggagattgtggagTCTACCCCGACGCACATTTAGTTTTTCGATACAGTTGGGGTTTTACATCTAGCCATCCTTATGTAGACTAATCATACTCGCGTAAAGCTGAAGACTTTTACAGAAGGAATCCGCCAGCTCAAAAACGTGCGTTCCTTTGAGTGTCTCGGCCAGCAACTGGATCACCGCGACGGCCAATCGATTTTCCCCCAAGGAATGAACGAGCCTGGTTTCAGCAATTAGGGATTCAACTGTTCCCACAAGCCGCCTTTCCTGTGGATGGAGGTCTTGCACGTCCTGTATTGTCTCGAGCCACTTGCTGAGGAAGATGGCGCATTCCAGATTACACAGACTGTGGACGATAGACCAGGTGAGTGTTTGTGTCCGCGAAACAAACTCGATTCCTTCACGGATGAGTATACTCAGCGAATGGATGCTCTGCAGTACGGCCCTGTTGACTTCAGGGGATCGGATCGGGCGGGGAGCCATCCGAAAGGCCTCAGCAATGACCATTGCATCGTGGGTTTCCAAACGGCGAAACGGACCGATGTTAAAATGCAATCGAGTATATGCAAGTCGAAAGATTGCGGTGGAATTAAAGGAAAGTGCGCCATTGAGAGAGCTAGGGTGGTTTGACGATTCCTTTAAGGACTCCCAGGTCAAATGCCATCGCCGTAGTGCAGTTTCGAGAATGGTTATCGTGGTGTGGGATAGAGTATTTGTCGACGGGGTGCATTCGTCTTCGTGGGGGACAAAAGTAGGGCAAAACTCCCTCGACAGGTAGACTTGCTGAAACAGGCAATGGATCAGAGTAATGTTCCCAAATGAAGACCAGCTAGTGTGGTAGATGTGCGGTGGAGAGTATTTATTGGACGAAAACAATGCATCGAAGCAACGGCCGATAGATATTTCTGGCCAGGGGTTATCGCGATGTATTCGACTCCATTCCTCACTACTTGCCGCGCGCCACTGCTCCTCCGGAAATGGCATATGCAGAAATCGAATTTCGCTCGTCATCAAACTCGGTGGGATATTATAGGTGACGGAATGCAGGTTAAGTAAAAAGTAAGACACCAGGACTGTGCGTCGCTTGCTTTCCCGCTCAATCCATTTGTTCCAGCTCATCTCATTGAGCTGTTGGGGTTCAGATAGAAAATCTCCATGCCGAAGAGCAAAGGATAGTTCTGTTGCCAGAGTAAACGCATCCCGCAGAAGCGCTTTGTGGTTCCACGTTGCAAATGACATGACTATAATAATAGCCTGTATTGTTTCCAGGCTCAGCGAAGATTCTTGATCCGATCTGTCAACATTTTCAGACAGCAATGTTtgcgaaggagagggagatgcATGCAATGGTGTATGGGCAACCGCCTTGACATCATGCGCACGGCGTCGTAGATGGTCGTCgatcaaggccctggcaCTCTTCCAGAGTTCAATTGCTTCTTCCCGTTCAAAGCGAAACTGTGCACCCATTGCGAGGATGGCTAAAATCAACATGAGAGGACAAGACGCCAAAGAGAATGTAGGCAAATGTAAAAAAGGCAAATGGTCGTAAAACCCACTGAAGAAACCTTCCAGATAGCGGGTCAGGGCGTGTCTCGAAGGCCAATGGAATGCTGGCGGCAGGACATGTCTATGATCGTTTATCATGCTGGAAATTGTGCCATAGTCGCTGCGAGTCATTTGGGGGCTGCAAGGCTTTGACCCGTAACCGAATCGCGAAGGCTGCGGTTGATCTTCCGGTTGGAGTGAAGGAAGTCGAGACATGTCTTCATTCAGGCCAGGGCCACGTTGATCCTCGGCCGAGTTGAAGGCTGGAAAAGAGTCTGCCTGGAAGGACTGAAAAGGATCGCTCATGCCGTAGTGGGCGAACGATAAAGAACACAATGGAAGGGCTGCTGCACTTGGGTCCAGGCCTAGGCCCGAGTCTCCCCAAAGGACATCGAGGTCGTCAAGAATCTCGGAGGGCAGCAAAGACTGACTcgcatctggatctggttgtATTTGGTGTGGGTTATCATTGACGTTCCCCGTCCCTAGGGCGATCCCTGCTGGGTCAGCGTCGTGGGATGTGCGATGCTGACTCTCATCTGGCTGATCGGTTGGCATTTCAGACGCCATGTAGGGTGCAGGGCTGTGGGAAGGAGCATCATGCTCATTTGAATGCGGGATATTCGATAAGGCGACGTGGTGCTCTGTCTCATCTGCCTTCCTGGTATGCCGTAACAGCaagtcgctgctgctgtcaacACGGGCCATCGGATACAACTACAGGGAACCCACCCTCTGGAGAACCTTTGCCCGCAGGAACAATGGAATGGTCTTTCACGAGTATCTGGTGCAGCTTAGCCCCgccaagaaaaagaacagagGTAGAAACACATACGGGTCCGCTCGTGTCGCAATAGATGTTCCGTTCGAGAGAACTTCCGACTGCAGTACCTGCATGGGGGCACTTTCACGCGTGCTCGCATTGTGAGATGGACAGATTCGTCCTAGAGTGGCAGTGATGTTGGGGTGAGATGAGGATATGGAGCAGACTCTTTCGAGAAACTTCCCCTCATTCTTGGCAATTTACCCCACGGTATTGGTTCTGTATTGCAAACTATACAGTAGCCTTCCACGGTATTCCTCATATTATCTGGCTCTTGGAAGTTCCATACGCGAGCAAGCCTATAGTTGCGTTAAGAATACACAGAATAATAAAGCAAGATGCCTTGGGTCCATTACTAGATAGAAGACACTGAGAGAGTAAGAGAAACCACAGACTTAACTACCATTACCATATGCTCTCAGCCTAATTAAGGAAGTCGCCGTTTGCCAGCACCTTTTCCATCTCATAATCAGGCTGAAACGCGCAATAAAGGGCCTCCTTTTTTGTCATCAGTAACATCAGGGGGTGCTGACAGACTACATAGACTCACCGGATCGCTGACAGCGTTAAAGGTGAACTCGCAAGCCTGGTCATTTGCAAACATCTTTTGCTTGCCACTTCCCTCTGCCGCGGCATCTACAAGGAGTTGCACCTCACAGGATCGCTCCATCAATGTGTAGAGATATGTCGCTTCGTCAACGGTTCGACCAACTGTGAGTAGTCCGTGATTCTGGAGGATAAGAGCCTTGCCCTTCGGTCCTAAGCACTCGGCCAACTTTGCTCCCTCGTCGGCAGAGAGAACAACACCTCCAAACTCAGGATAGACAGCGTGCGCATCCCCATAAAAGTCACAGGCATCTTGGTTTATCATCTCCAGCCTCCTGCCAAATGCAGAATATGCCTTGCCGTACTTCGAGTGCGTGTGGCACGCAGCATTGACGTGCGGGTATCTCTTGTGCAGGTGAGAATGGATCTCGAATCCGGCTGCGTTGGCTGGAAGGTGAGTTGCGCCTCCGACAGGCTCACCCTGTTCATTCAAGAGAATGAGGTCTGAGACTTTAATAAGACCAAAGTGTACCCCATATCTGTGAAATGCTCGATTAGCTACGGCCCGATGAGCACCGCTGTACCATACTTACGGGTTCGTCCAGAAACAATCAGCATGCTCTGAAATTTTCTTTCAGCTACCATCGAGGGCATTGCATCAAGGTATTCTGAGAACTTACCAGGATCTCTCAAGCTGATGTGTCCAGCAAGGCCTTCTGCGAAGCCTTTCCGGGCAAATACTCGGAACGCACCGGCCATATGCTCCAGCATCCAGCGACGCTCCTTTTCCAAAGACGTGAAGGATGGAATCCCGGTAATTGTCACGCCATGCGACAGTCGCTCGATAGCACTCTTGGAGTCATCATTGTGAGTCTGAGTAGGAGTGGACTTGGTATGGACTAGAGTGGTCGACATTTTGGAAGTGCTTGGAGCTGTATCTATCGGTGCGTATAACGGACGTTTTATAATGTTGCCTTCAGTTATTACCAAGAAATATTGCATTTCAAATTACCCCGACTTCTGGCACTACCTGAGTTACTTAGTTACTTTACTCCCCTCAAGCCAAGACGACGACCAATGGATCGTACCCCGCCCCCAACATCATGAGCCCTGTATCcgaaaccccagccccaatTCCAGTGCCTAAGCTATATGGTTGATTGGGGCTTTTTACTATTCCAGGCCTGTCATTCGCTATTGATGTAGTAGCTGATAGCGATTCAATCAAATTTCAAGGGACGAGCAACCACCAGGGCACGAAATGGTCTTATTTCTGCCATGGTAATCATTGCTAACTCCTAGTAACACACTGAAATACAGTTTGAAGATATCTTTGACTTTCCGAAAGCAAACAAAATACTCATGGTACAGAAATCGAAGAACCTCTCCAAATCTTTACATATATTATTTCGTCATTTGTAGCACGGGTAATGTCAGTTTGAAATGGCTTTGTTTAACCCTCGCGGGCGCTGCTAGATTAAGCGCTTTAAACCCGAGTAATCCACGTTGATAGGATCTTACCCATGTTTTACGAGATTGGTGTGCTCAGCCCTACACAGCATAATTGGCGCCTTGAGGTAAATTGTGTACTGGGACTAAAGGCTACACGATCGGTAGGTTATTCCGCAGGTACCGGAAAGTCCAGGCAACCGACCAGATAGTAATGTCCAGCCCAGCGGCATGGGGACTTAAACAATAGGTACATTTTGATTACTACTAAATTGCTTAGACACAGTCTCACCTTATCGAGGCCATAAGTGGAGGAAACAATTAAGATCGTACACTACAAAGACAGACAAAGACAGAAAGACTAGATAAATTCCATAGTAAGAGCCTGGTTAAAGCAAATAAC
Above is a window of Aspergillus puulaauensis MK2 DNA, chromosome 2, nearly complete sequence DNA encoding:
- a CDS encoding uncharacterized protein (COG:C;~EggNog:ENOG410QEBP;~InterPro:IPR006140,IPR036291,IPR006139,IPR029753;~PFAM:PF00389,PF02826;~go_function: GO:0016616 - oxidoreductase activity, acting on the CH-OH group of donors, NAD or NADP as acceptor [Evidence IEA];~go_function: GO:0051287 - NAD binding [Evidence IEA];~go_process: GO:0055114 - oxidation-reduction process [Evidence IEA]), which translates into the protein MSTGPHIVCLEECHCPIPKFPFPHTYRGYTSSTREDVATRLLDADIAITTIIPISCAVLDQCPRLKCVYAMATGTEWVDLEGFRKRGVTVIRAPQSNVDAVSEHAMALYLASRRKIVEMHNRCMRSNEYAEKGTLTHYFPAPPPSCSSETLVIIGYGFLGKKVEKIASALGMRVIIADRKGTPRETLREGRMEFEAALKQASVVIVTIAKTHDTIDLIDEKELRMMRRDVIVVNVSRGGIVNEKALISALRQGEIGGAATDVFQNEPPQRNTSLLYEDIPNLTVSPHLAWYSDQTIRNLQDLLVRGLDAYLRGSPINTV
- a CDS encoding C2H2-type zinc finger protein (COG:K;~EggNog:ENOG410PFYS;~InterPro:IPR036236,IPR013087,IPR007219;~PFAM:PF04082;~TransMembrane:1 (o280-301i);~go_function: GO:0003677 - DNA binding [Evidence IEA];~go_function: GO:0008270 - zinc ion binding [Evidence IEA];~go_process: GO:0006351 - transcription, DNA-templated [Evidence IEA]); amino-acid sequence: MRARVKVPPCRYCSRKFSRTEHLLRHERTHTRERPFHCSCGQRFSRGDLLLRHTRKADETEHHVALSNIPHSNEHDAPSHSPAPYMASEMPTDQPDESQHRTSHDADPAGIALGTGNVNDNPHQIQPDPDASQSLLPSEILDDLDVLWGDSGLGLDPSAAALPLCSLSFAHYGMSDPFQSFQADSFPAFNSAEDQRGPGLNEDMSRLPSLQPEDQPQPSRFGYGSKPCSPQMTRSDYGTISSMINDHRHVLPPAFHWPSRHALTRYLEGFFSGFYDHLPFLHLPTFSLASCPLMLILAILAMGAQFRFEREEAIELWKSARALIDDHLRRRAHDVKAVAHTPLHASPSPSQTLLSENVDRSDQESSLSLETIQAIIIVMSFATWNHKALLRDAFTLATELSFALRHGDFLSEPQQLNEMSWNKWIERESKRRTVLVSYFLLNLHSVTYNIPPSLMTSEIRFLHMPFPEEQWRAASSEEWSRIHRDNPWPEISIGRCFDALFSSNKYSPPHIYHTSWSSFGNITLIHCLFQQVYLSREFCPTFVPHEDECTPSTNTLSHTTITILETALRRWHLTWESLKESSNHPSSLNGALSFNSTAIFRLAYTRLHFNIGPFRRLETHDAMVIAEAFRMAPRPIRSPEVNRAVLQSIHSLSILIREGIEFVSRTQTLTWSIVHSLCNLECAIFLSKWLETIQDVQDLHPQERRLVGTVESLIAETRLVHSLGENRLAVAVIQLLAETLKGTHVFELADSFCKSLQLYASMISLHKDG
- a CDS encoding uncharacterized protein (COG:T,Z;~EggNog:ENOG410PJ5R;~InterPro:IPR036409,IPR001303;~PFAM:PF00596); protein product: MSTTLVHTKSTPTQTHNDDSKSAIERLSHGVTITGIPSFTSLEKERRWMLEHMAGAFRVFARKGFAEGLAGHISLRDPEHADCFWTNPYGVHFGLIKVSDLILLNEQGEPVGGATHLPANAAGFEIHSHLHKRYPHVNAACHTHSKYGKAYSAFGRRLEMINQDACDFYGDAHAVYPEFGGVVLSADEGAKLAECLGPKGKALILQNHGLLTVGRTVDEATYLYTLMERSCEVQLLVDAAAEGSGKQKMFANDQACEFTFNAVSDPEALYCAFQPDYEMEKVLANGDFLN